The Fibrobacter sp. UWP2 genome has a window encoding:
- a CDS encoding FISUMP domain-containing protein codes for MKIVLFLKGSKSLEEEAVMIHFFRITLIAALMGGICAIYLGCSDDSASSATSILSSSTDSNDLYSFEKETINYSSSSAKASNCVLAETYMPKSSLVWEKTVGGGCDVAQEFSQSEQADFIKALKDMGYEEKVLYESSVEYTKSGLSENSRFKATLLWNSLDSMVAGHLNVDVNTFSTETELIVYTYLENVFSENYIQKNVKFTSTSAIMVDDSKAEKTDLSQNAFKSALSKAGIENIESSTDANAAMTRCTYTGTISHESNLYKIKVTYTSYSEGVDLISFVSLEKSGRNSSSSKNTSSSASTYSSEKLSSSTSMSSSGASSSSVKSSSSDASSSSVKSSSSDISSSSKLSSSSMVSSSNDESSSSQITFSDENFEYNYPANVTYGSLTDERDDQIYRTVVIGSQVWMAENLNYNYNSGTETLSNRGVAVSYCADGSKDGVCQRTGRFYNWAAAVDADCKFLDEDSDECWSYQLCRYGRMEDCEITSTSVVRGVCPQGWHLPNSADFSKLISTIKKEQGDSKVDKYLKSSAGWVEEQGLDTYGFAVLPVGQAMPDNEDKTVFKYRYSGERALFWTSEIQNAALGFVYVRYFSFDDDYPSKTEVYADGKYSVRCVKD; via the coding sequence ATGAAAATTGTATTATTTTTAAAAGGGTCAAAATCTTTAGAAGAAGAGGCTGTTATGATACATTTTTTTAGAATAACGCTGATTGCTGCCCTGATGGGTGGAATTTGTGCGATTTATTTAGGTTGTAGCGATGACTCCGCTTCTTCTGCTACCTCGATATTATCTTCCTCGACAGATTCAAATGATTTGTACTCTTTTGAAAAAGAAACCATAAATTATTCAAGCAGTTCTGCGAAGGCTTCTAACTGTGTCTTGGCGGAAACTTACATGCCAAAGTCATCCCTTGTCTGGGAAAAAACAGTTGGGGGCGGATGCGATGTGGCACAAGAGTTTTCTCAATCGGAACAGGCTGATTTTATCAAAGCACTAAAGGATATGGGTTATGAAGAAAAAGTTCTTTATGAATCATCTGTGGAGTACACGAAATCAGGATTGAGTGAAAATAGTCGATTTAAGGCAACTTTGTTATGGAATTCGCTAGATAGCATGGTTGCTGGACATTTGAATGTCGATGTGAATACGTTTTCTACGGAAACGGAGTTAATTGTCTATACTTATTTGGAGAACGTTTTTTCAGAAAACTATATACAAAAGAATGTCAAATTTACATCAACGTCAGCCATTATGGTAGATGATTCAAAAGCTGAAAAAACGGATTTGAGCCAAAATGCATTTAAGTCAGCTTTAAGCAAGGCTGGTATAGAAAATATTGAGTCGTCAACAGATGCAAATGCTGCTATGACTCGCTGCACCTATACAGGAACAATTTCCCATGAATCAAACTTGTATAAAATAAAGGTTACTTATACCAGTTACAGTGAGGGTGTTGACTTAATTTCTTTTGTTTCGCTTGAGAAATCAGGAAGAAATTCTTCGTCCAGTAAAAACACTTCATCTAGTGCTTCGACATATTCTAGCGAAAAACTTTCGTCTAGTACATCAATGTCTTCCAGCGGAGCTTCATCTTCTAGTGTAAAATCCTCCTCCAGTGATGCTTCATCTTCCAGTGTGAAATCCTCCTCCAGCGATATTTCATCATCCAGTAAATTATCATCTTCGAGTATGGTGTCCTCGTCTAACGATGAATCTTCGTCAAGTCAGATTACCTTTTCGGATGAAAATTTTGAGTATAATTATCCGGCCAATGTCACATACGGCAGTTTAACGGATGAAAGAGATGACCAGATATATAGGACTGTTGTTATAGGTTCTCAAGTCTGGATGGCCGAAAATCTGAATTACAATTATAATAGTGGTACAGAGACTCTGTCAAATCGCGGAGTTGCAGTAAGCTACTGTGCCGATGGATCGAAAGATGGTGTTTGCCAAAGGACGGGTCGCTTTTACAATTGGGCTGCGGCCGTAGATGCGGATTGTAAGTTTTTGGATGAAGATTCGGACGAATGCTGGTCATATCAACTTTGTCGTTATGGACGTATGGAAGATTGTGAAATCACATCAACTAGCGTTGTTAGGGGGGTCTGTCCGCAAGGTTGGCATTTGCCGAACTCAGCAGATTTTTCAAAACTTATTTCTACAATCAAAAAAGAGCAAGGTGACTCGAAAGTAGACAAATACTTGAAAAGCAGTGCTGGTTGGGTTGAAGAACAGGGCCTAGACACTTATGGTTTTGCGGTATTGCCTGTGGGACAAGCTATGCCTGATAATGAAGATAAAACAGTTTTCAAATATAGATATAGTGGTGAAAGAGCTCTATTTTGGACTAGTGAAATTCAAAATGCCGCATTGGGTTTTGTTTATGTAAGGTATTTTTCTTTTGATGATGATTATCCTTCAAAGACTGAAGTGTATGCTGATGGAAAATACTCCGTTCGTTGCGTAAAAGATTGA
- a CDS encoding carbohydrate binding domain-containing protein, with product MIKQTLKAATIVLLGIGVTAAMAQPKKPKTVVYKFFDEQYRQGGFDYSYGGKSKGVTITKDGGYKSKAALNIKLDPKEYSGASICLYNEFFDLNKYMLDSKVEFMIKGKNGGENVKIGLLDEEVSDGKKTQVVLPMNKYIEGGAVTKDWKKVSIPLVDFPDRGLYWDNTRKSEFPARIDWDKIAEIRFSIDKSAASEFEVWVDNIEIVKGNKKAAPKKKIVYWDENNDVIDGPKNPEKLDGKAKPVKNGTFYDNQLKGFSYSYGGLSAQREANSKTQGNPNVLALYIDNNDWSGVTYSLGEGKFIDLSKVRNKGGLYFWIKGKLGGEKVYVGILDNQGNDIKSQTKVSLNDWIEGSKVSKDWKLVKIPLKKFVDKGKAWDANKQAEVAKDVQWNKIQEIRFSVGKGENQGEPGKPAPVTIFVDQITFTENIDWVDPDIKWDNWKSKAPDLVISDFEGKFAKDKWEPSFGPKSKAEIEMPYKSSKLDGNTLFIKHFEMSDWVDFVLDFTKNTAAHDAKLRDWTNHWGIMFDVYSERAWQSITVQVGDAGNELFVSNTGVPRGRTTVIVPFRTFSKFPYYQPPNAKENGVFDLKNVVSIDFKPGGEGSNGSFEIDNIKLTNQREVKAAARPALVKVEVKGTGDVINPNISGGLFGINAALWDGDMLDNPKFKVQTAEFAKRINHGIIRYPGGLRADDDHWKEILDNHDWMVDTDEFLAWLKKTGSNAMFTVNFGSGTEQEAAAWVKHTNIDKKAGIVYWEIGNEVYGNWHPYYEKYGKDGGTIYGKRARKFIEAMKKVDPTIKVAVLGVLDGQWNDNVLKETGDIADGLIVHHYPQHFGEENDFALLSAPQDLVPIYSRLHKVVDKWTSHFKKDKKIELWLTEWNSVDFNPGPQTIALENGLFVADYLAMLATENVDNAQYWDIHNDITPEGGDYGYLTRSAEECMNCPRPSYWAFQMASDALRGKLLKTEISGDKESLITTYYTENGKKKSLLVINKSPYSDYELKLNIPGFKGKATVQTLDRSSEKLKEGWANDPSKKAKKGVDISKPVKVGKRTVTLITVE from the coding sequence ATGATTAAGCAAACATTGAAAGCGGCGACCATCGTCCTTCTCGGGATCGGTGTCACTGCTGCAATGGCTCAGCCGAAAAAGCCGAAGACTGTCGTGTACAAGTTCTTCGACGAACAGTATCGTCAGGGTGGCTTTGACTACTCTTACGGTGGTAAGAGCAAGGGCGTGACCATCACCAAGGATGGTGGTTACAAGTCCAAGGCCGCACTGAATATCAAGCTGGACCCGAAGGAATACTCCGGTGCTTCCATCTGCCTTTACAATGAATTCTTCGACTTGAACAAGTACATGCTTGATTCCAAGGTCGAGTTTATGATTAAGGGCAAGAACGGCGGCGAAAACGTGAAAATCGGCCTGCTGGACGAAGAAGTTTCCGATGGCAAGAAGACGCAGGTCGTGCTCCCGATGAACAAGTATATCGAGGGTGGCGCTGTGACGAAGGACTGGAAGAAGGTTTCCATTCCTCTCGTGGACTTCCCGGACCGTGGTCTTTATTGGGACAACACCCGCAAGTCCGAATTCCCTGCCCGTATCGACTGGGACAAGATTGCTGAAATCCGTTTCTCCATCGACAAGAGCGCTGCTAGCGAATTCGAAGTCTGGGTGGACAACATCGAAATCGTGAAGGGCAACAAGAAGGCTGCCCCGAAGAAGAAGATTGTTTACTGGGACGAAAACAACGACGTCATTGACGGCCCGAAGAACCCCGAAAAGCTCGACGGCAAGGCTAAGCCTGTCAAGAATGGTACGTTCTACGATAACCAGCTCAAGGGCTTCAGCTACAGCTACGGTGGTCTTTCTGCCCAGCGCGAAGCTAACTCCAAGACTCAGGGCAACCCGAACGTGCTCGCCCTGTACATCGATAACAACGACTGGTCCGGCGTGACCTACTCTCTTGGCGAAGGCAAGTTCATTGACCTCTCCAAGGTGCGTAACAAGGGAGGTCTCTACTTCTGGATCAAGGGTAAGCTCGGTGGCGAAAAGGTCTACGTGGGTATCCTCGACAACCAGGGTAACGACATCAAGAGCCAGACCAAGGTCAGCCTGAACGACTGGATCGAAGGCTCCAAGGTCAGCAAGGACTGGAAGCTCGTCAAGATTCCTCTGAAGAAGTTCGTCGACAAGGGTAAGGCTTGGGATGCTAACAAGCAGGCCGAAGTCGCCAAGGACGTGCAGTGGAACAAGATTCAGGAAATCCGCTTCTCCGTGGGCAAGGGTGAAAACCAGGGCGAACCGGGCAAGCCGGCTCCTGTGACCATCTTTGTTGACCAGATTACCTTCACCGAAAATATCGACTGGGTTGACCCGGATATCAAGTGGGACAACTGGAAGTCCAAGGCTCCGGACCTGGTCATCTCCGACTTCGAAGGCAAGTTTGCCAAGGACAAGTGGGAACCGTCTTTCGGCCCGAAGTCTAAGGCCGAAATCGAGATGCCGTACAAGAGCTCCAAGCTCGATGGCAACACCCTCTTCATTAAGCACTTCGAAATGTCTGACTGGGTGGACTTCGTTCTCGACTTCACCAAGAACACTGCCGCTCACGACGCCAAGCTCCGCGACTGGACCAACCACTGGGGCATTATGTTCGACGTCTACTCTGAACGTGCATGGCAGTCCATCACGGTCCAGGTCGGTGACGCCGGCAACGAGCTCTTCGTGTCCAACACCGGTGTGCCGCGTGGCCGTACCACTGTGATCGTGCCGTTCCGCACCTTCAGCAAGTTCCCGTACTACCAGCCGCCTAACGCCAAGGAAAACGGCGTGTTCGACCTCAAGAACGTCGTTTCTATCGACTTCAAACCGGGTGGAGAAGGTTCTAACGGCTCCTTCGAAATCGACAACATCAAGCTCACCAACCAGCGCGAAGTCAAGGCTGCTGCCCGTCCGGCTCTCGTGAAGGTTGAAGTCAAGGGTACCGGCGACGTGATCAACCCGAACATCTCGGGTGGCCTCTTCGGTATCAACGCTGCCCTTTGGGATGGCGACATGCTCGACAATCCGAAGTTCAAGGTTCAGACTGCTGAATTCGCCAAGCGCATCAACCACGGTATCATCCGTTACCCGGGTGGTCTCCGTGCCGATGACGACCACTGGAAAGAAATCCTCGACAACCACGACTGGATGGTCGATACCGACGAATTCCTCGCTTGGTTGAAGAAGACCGGTTCTAACGCCATGTTCACCGTGAACTTCGGTTCCGGCACCGAACAGGAAGCCGCCGCTTGGGTGAAGCACACGAACATCGACAAGAAGGCCGGCATCGTTTACTGGGAAATCGGTAACGAAGTCTATGGTAACTGGCACCCGTACTACGAAAAGTATGGTAAGGACGGCGGTACCATTTATGGTAAGCGCGCCCGTAAGTTCATCGAAGCCATGAAGAAGGTTGACCCGACCATTAAGGTGGCCGTGCTCGGCGTGCTCGATGGCCAGTGGAACGACAACGTGCTCAAGGAAACCGGCGACATTGCCGACGGTCTCATTGTTCACCACTATCCGCAGCACTTCGGTGAAGAAAACGACTTCGCACTCCTCTCTGCTCCGCAGGACCTCGTTCCTATCTACAGCCGTCTCCATAAGGTTGTGGACAAGTGGACCAGCCACTTCAAGAAGGACAAGAAGATCGAACTCTGGCTCACCGAATGGAACTCCGTGGACTTCAACCCGGGTCCGCAGACCATCGCTCTCGAAAACGGCCTGTTCGTTGCTGATTACCTCGCTATGCTCGCCACCGAAAACGTGGACAACGCACAGTACTGGGATATCCACAACGACATCACTCCGGAAGGCGGTGACTACGGTTACTTGACCCGTTCTGCAGAAGAATGCATGAACTGCCCGCGTCCGAGCTACTGGGCATTCCAGATGGCTTCTGACGCTCTCCGCGGCAAGCTCCTCAAGACCGAAATCTCCGGTGACAAGGAATCGCTCATCACGACTTACTACACCGAAAACGGCAAGAAGAAGAGCCTCCTCGTGATCAACAAGAGCCCGTACAGCGACTACGAACTCAAGCTGAACATTCCTGGCTTCAAGGGCAAGGCCACTGTCCAGACGCTCGACCGCAGCTCTGAAAAGCTGAAGGAAGGCTGGGCAAACGATCCGTCCAAGAAGGCCAAGAAGGGTGTTGACATTAGCAAGCCGGTTAAGGTCGGCAAGCGCACCGTCACCCTCATCACGGTGGAATAA
- a CDS encoding GIY-YIG nuclease family protein, protein MIQKSYTYILFSQRNGTLYVGVTSNLIKRVKEHKEKRFPGFTQKYGVDKLGYFEEFSDIRFAIEREKVLKGWTRKRKLALLEGFNPTWKDLFYELV, encoded by the coding sequence ATGATTCAAAAGAGCTATACATACATTTTATTTAGTCAAAGAAATGGTACGCTCTATGTTGGCGTGACAAGTAATTTGATAAAGCGTGTAAAAGAGCACAAAGAAAAACGTTTTCCGGGCTTTACGCAGAAATATGGCGTTGATAAGTTAGGCTATTTTGAAGAATTTTCAGATATCCGCTTTGCAATAGAGCGCGAAAAAGTTCTAAAGGGATGGACAAGAAAAAGGAAGCTGGCTCTTTTAGAAGGATTTAATCCTACGTGGAAAGATTTGTTTTATGAATTGGTTTAG
- the glgB gene encoding 1,4-alpha-glucan branching protein GlgB, with protein sequence MDWNDFTSLTAEDMMAIWDFKTKDPFSILGIHPLETDKGIKTVIRTYQPQAAFVRGESCDGEVEFDFVKLGDTGFFEAILDMEFEPFFYNLIIKQGDGIEYTLTDPYAFQPVLSEFDRYLIAAGTHYELYRKLGANLVEHQGFKGVQFAVWAPNARSVSVVGNFNSWDGRRHQMRMLGSSGIWEIFIPNLGENELYRFEIHGADGNLHVKVDPLAKLSEVRPATASITTHIDGYEWGDDLYMKTHWATKVFGSPMNIYEVHAGSWRRDPANPDRFLNWDELSERLIPYLKEMGYTHVEFLPLAEHPLDESWGYQVTGYYSPTSRYGTPDQFRHFVDLCHQNEIGVILDWVPAHFPKDAHALGRFDGTACYEHADPRQGEHPHWGTYIFNLGRNEVKNFLIANAMYWLKEFHCDGLRVDAVASMLYLDYGKGPGQWVPNKDGGNINYDTIEFLKHLNSIMGRLTPHAILIAEESTSFPSITRPPEQGGLGFHYKWNMGWMNDFLSYIEHEPIHRKYHHNQLTFSMMYAYSENFIQVFSHDEVVHGKGSMLRKMPGDNWQQFANLRLTYAFQYAHPGKKLNFMGNEFGQWREWNEKQSLDWHLVSWDSHGKLLQMMKTLNHLYKENAPFWEIDHYHTGFEWIWCDDADNSIVSFVRKDDHGNQILCVFNFTPVVRHDYRLGAPARGAWKEIFNTDAAMFGGSNVGNFGEVWTQDIPWQNRQWSLNIQLPPLAALYFRLER encoded by the coding sequence ATGGATTGGAACGACTTTACGAGCCTTACCGCCGAAGACATGATGGCCATTTGGGACTTCAAGACCAAGGACCCGTTCTCGATTCTGGGCATCCATCCGCTCGAAACCGACAAGGGAATCAAGACGGTCATCCGCACGTACCAGCCGCAGGCCGCCTTCGTCCGCGGGGAAAGCTGCGACGGCGAAGTGGAATTCGACTTCGTGAAACTGGGCGATACGGGTTTTTTCGAGGCCATCCTCGACATGGAATTCGAACCGTTTTTCTACAACCTGATTATCAAGCAAGGCGACGGCATTGAGTACACGCTCACCGACCCCTACGCCTTCCAGCCGGTGCTCAGCGAATTCGACCGTTACCTGATCGCGGCGGGAACGCACTACGAACTTTACCGCAAACTGGGCGCGAACCTGGTGGAACACCAGGGTTTCAAGGGAGTCCAGTTCGCCGTATGGGCTCCGAACGCCCGCTCCGTCTCTGTCGTGGGCAATTTCAACAGCTGGGACGGACGCCGCCACCAGATGCGCATGCTCGGCAGCTCCGGAATCTGGGAAATCTTCATCCCGAACCTCGGCGAAAACGAACTGTACCGCTTCGAAATCCACGGTGCCGACGGGAACCTGCACGTGAAGGTGGACCCGCTCGCCAAGCTCAGCGAAGTGCGCCCGGCGACCGCCTCCATCACCACGCATATTGACGGCTACGAATGGGGCGACGACCTTTACATGAAGACCCACTGGGCAACCAAGGTTTTTGGAAGCCCGATGAACATCTACGAGGTGCACGCGGGCTCCTGGAGGCGAGACCCCGCGAACCCCGACCGCTTCCTCAACTGGGATGAACTTTCTGAACGCCTCATCCCCTACCTCAAGGAGATGGGCTACACGCACGTGGAATTCCTGCCGCTCGCGGAACACCCGCTCGACGAATCCTGGGGCTACCAGGTGACCGGGTACTACTCCCCCACGAGCCGCTACGGCACGCCCGACCAGTTCCGCCACTTTGTGGACCTGTGCCACCAGAACGAAATCGGCGTGATTCTCGACTGGGTCCCGGCGCACTTCCCGAAGGACGCACACGCGCTCGGACGCTTTGACGGCACCGCCTGCTACGAGCACGCCGACCCGCGCCAGGGCGAACACCCGCACTGGGGCACCTACATATTTAACCTGGGCCGCAACGAAGTCAAGAACTTCCTCATCGCGAACGCGATGTACTGGCTCAAGGAATTCCACTGCGACGGCCTGCGCGTCGACGCCGTGGCATCGATGCTTTATCTCGACTACGGCAAGGGCCCCGGCCAGTGGGTCCCGAACAAGGACGGCGGCAACATCAACTACGACACCATCGAATTCCTGAAGCACCTGAACAGCATCATGGGCCGCCTCACGCCGCACGCGATTTTGATTGCCGAAGAATCCACGAGTTTCCCGAGCATCACGCGCCCGCCGGAGCAGGGCGGCCTCGGATTCCACTACAAGTGGAACATGGGCTGGATGAACGACTTCCTCAGCTACATCGAACACGAGCCCATCCACCGCAAGTACCACCACAACCAGCTGACATTCAGCATGATGTACGCCTACAGCGAGAACTTCATCCAGGTGTTCAGCCACGACGAGGTGGTTCACGGCAAGGGTTCCATGCTCCGCAAGATGCCGGGCGACAACTGGCAGCAGTTCGCAAACCTCCGCCTCACCTATGCCTTCCAGTATGCGCACCCGGGCAAAAAACTCAACTTCATGGGCAACGAGTTCGGGCAGTGGCGCGAATGGAACGAGAAGCAGTCGCTCGACTGGCACCTCGTAAGCTGGGACAGCCACGGAAAGCTGTTGCAGATGATGAAGACGCTCAACCACCTGTACAAGGAAAACGCACCCTTCTGGGAAATCGACCACTACCACACCGGTTTCGAGTGGATCTGGTGCGACGACGCGGACAATTCCATCGTGAGCTTCGTGCGCAAGGACGACCACGGGAACCAGATTCTGTGCGTGTTCAACTTCACGCCGGTCGTGCGTCACGACTACCGCCTGGGCGCCCCCGCCCGCGGAGCCTGGAAGGAAATCTTCAACACGGACGCGGCCATGTTCGGTGGCTCTAACGTGGGTAACTTCGGCGAAGTCTGGACGCAGGACATCCCGTGGCAGAACCGCCAGTGGAGCCTGAACATTCAGCTCCCGCCGCTCGCAGCTCTTTACTTCAGGCTGGAACGGTAA
- the sufB gene encoding Fe-S cluster assembly protein SufB, with amino-acid sequence MSENYKYGFVTDIENEAFEKGLNEDIIRRASKLRGEPQFMLDFRLKAYEKLKTMEQPNWGELSFAPVDLQDIVYYSAPKTKKSHEKIEDVDPELLATFEKLGIPLDEQKRLANVAVDAVFDSVSIYTSHKRKLMEMGILFCSISDAIKEYPELIEEYLGSVVPAGDNYFAALNSAVFGDGSFVYIPPGVKCPMDLSTYFRINNKEAGQFERTLIIADEGASVSYLEGCTAPEYSSKQLHSAIVELVAKDNASIKYSTVQNWYAGDRETGAGGVYNFVTKRGKCAGKNSRISWTQVETGSAITWKYPSCVLLGDNSVGEFYSVALTNGHMQADTGTKMIHIGKNTKSTIISKGISADYSSNAYRGEVSIRKSATGARNYTQCDSMLVGTKSAAHTFPYITVANASSTTEHEATTSRISEDQLFYFESRGIKREDAIQAMVGGFCKDVFKELPGEFATEARQLLTLKLEHSVG; translated from the coding sequence ATGAGCGAAAACTACAAATACGGTTTTGTCACAGATATCGAGAACGAGGCTTTTGAGAAAGGCCTGAACGAAGATATCATCCGCAGGGCTTCCAAGCTCCGCGGTGAACCGCAGTTCATGCTCGATTTCCGACTGAAAGCGTATGAAAAGCTCAAAACCATGGAACAGCCGAACTGGGGCGAGCTGAGTTTTGCGCCGGTCGATTTGCAGGACATTGTCTACTACTCCGCCCCGAAGACCAAGAAGAGCCACGAAAAAATCGAAGACGTGGACCCGGAACTCCTGGCCACCTTCGAAAAATTGGGCATCCCGCTGGACGAACAGAAGCGACTCGCCAACGTGGCCGTGGACGCAGTCTTTGATTCGGTGAGCATTTACACCAGCCATAAGAGAAAGCTCATGGAGATGGGCATCCTGTTCTGCTCCATCAGCGACGCCATCAAGGAATACCCCGAGCTCATCGAGGAATACCTGGGCTCGGTCGTGCCCGCGGGCGACAACTACTTCGCGGCCTTGAACAGTGCCGTCTTTGGCGACGGGAGTTTCGTCTACATCCCGCCTGGAGTCAAGTGTCCGATGGACCTTTCCACCTACTTCCGCATCAACAACAAGGAAGCGGGCCAGTTCGAACGCACTTTGATTATCGCCGACGAAGGGGCCAGCGTGAGCTACCTGGAAGGTTGCACCGCGCCGGAATATTCCAGCAAGCAGTTGCACAGCGCCATCGTGGAACTTGTGGCGAAGGACAACGCCAGCATTAAATATTCGACCGTGCAGAACTGGTACGCGGGCGACCGCGAAACGGGCGCCGGCGGCGTGTACAATTTCGTCACGAAGCGCGGAAAGTGTGCCGGCAAGAACAGCCGCATCAGCTGGACGCAGGTCGAGACGGGTTCCGCGATTACGTGGAAGTACCCGAGCTGCGTGCTTCTGGGCGACAACTCCGTCGGTGAATTCTACAGCGTGGCCCTCACCAACGGGCACATGCAGGCAGACACCGGCACCAAGATGATCCACATCGGCAAGAACACCAAGAGCACGATTATCAGCAAGGGCATTAGCGCCGACTACTCGAGCAACGCTTACCGCGGCGAAGTGAGCATCCGCAAGTCCGCCACTGGCGCCCGGAACTACACCCAGTGCGACAGCATGCTCGTGGGCACAAAGAGTGCGGCTCACACGTTCCCCTACATCACGGTAGCAAATGCAAGTTCCACCACGGAACACGAAGCGACGACCAGCCGCATCAGCGAAGACCAGCTCTTCTACTTCGAGAGTCGCGGTATCAAGCGCGAAGACGCAATACAAGCGATGGTGGGCGGTTTCTGCAAGGACGTGTTCAAGGAACTCCCGGGCGAATTCGCGACGGAAGCAAGGCAGTTGCTGACGCTCAAGCTCGAACATTCCGTCGGGTAA
- a CDS encoding thioesterase family protein translates to MAIAMEETVNPMQFSQVFKVTPEMIDDNHHFNNVWSVKWIQDIAIAHSESVGGTALMKNLGAGWMIHVQHVEYKNQAFLGDEIRGTTWVAAYGRVACLRKCQFERISDGKVIFESETQWVLVDLNRGRPMAITDEMKKLYTEG, encoded by the coding sequence ATGGCTATTGCGATGGAAGAAACGGTGAATCCGATGCAGTTCTCTCAGGTTTTTAAGGTGACGCCCGAGATGATTGACGACAATCACCACTTCAACAACGTTTGGTCGGTGAAGTGGATCCAGGATATCGCCATCGCGCATTCCGAATCGGTCGGCGGTACGGCCTTGATGAAGAACCTCGGCGCAGGCTGGATGATTCACGTGCAGCACGTGGAATACAAGAACCAGGCTTTTCTGGGCGATGAAATCCGCGGGACAACTTGGGTGGCGGCGTATGGCCGCGTGGCGTGCCTGCGCAAGTGCCAGTTCGAGCGCATCTCCGACGGCAAGGTGATTTTTGAATCCGAGACGCAGTGGGTGCTCGTGGACCTGAACCGCGGCCGTCCCATGGCTATCACCGACGAGATGAAAAAGCTGTATACGGAAGGGTAG
- a CDS encoding aldehyde dehydrogenase family protein, whose product MNVEELNSLFEAQGSQRWAVANTTAKERIAKLKALRKAIVDRQQEFYDAVWADFHKPKTEAWLTEVFPALEEIDYAIKHLRKWMKDKPGKWSWLFPLNKSISHFEPKGRVLIMAPWNYPFLLFVSPIVAAIAAGNVVIAKPSHKTPHVAAFLESLIAGVFEQDEVAVVLGAGAEVGDKLLALPFDHVFFTGSPKVGAHVAECAAKVHAGVTLELGGKSPTIVLEDVNVADAAKKIAWGKSLNAGQTCIAPDYVLCPHRLVQPLAEAVADNIKKMYGGTEDTRKDCENFVHIVESRAVERHKALILDAVEKGATAVIGGAEFCDADARYTPATVLTGVTPEMDIMQSEIFGPILPIVAYDSLDEAIQFVQARPKPLALYIFGKSRRDIKRVLRETTSGSTCTNHCILQIENLSVPFGGVGMSGTGNYHGFYGFKTFSHERNVMHQGAFDPMQFFYPPYHKASDKSLRAKIQRVAKKLLG is encoded by the coding sequence ATGAACGTCGAAGAATTGAACAGCCTTTTCGAGGCACAGGGCTCACAGCGTTGGGCGGTCGCGAACACGACCGCAAAAGAACGCATCGCGAAGTTGAAGGCTCTCCGTAAGGCGATTGTAGACCGCCAACAGGAATTCTACGATGCCGTGTGGGCCGATTTTCACAAGCCGAAGACAGAAGCCTGGCTGACCGAAGTCTTCCCCGCCCTCGAAGAGATCGACTACGCCATCAAGCACCTCCGCAAATGGATGAAGGACAAGCCCGGCAAATGGAGCTGGCTTTTCCCCTTGAACAAGAGCATAAGTCATTTTGAACCGAAGGGACGCGTGCTCATCATGGCGCCGTGGAACTATCCCTTTTTGCTGTTCGTCTCGCCCATAGTCGCGGCCATTGCCGCAGGAAACGTCGTCATCGCGAAACCGAGCCACAAGACTCCGCACGTCGCCGCATTCCTCGAATCGCTTATCGCAGGCGTTTTCGAACAGGATGAAGTCGCCGTCGTGCTGGGAGCCGGAGCGGAAGTCGGCGACAAACTGCTCGCCCTCCCATTCGACCACGTGTTCTTTACGGGTAGCCCGAAGGTCGGCGCGCACGTCGCGGAATGCGCCGCGAAAGTCCATGCCGGCGTCACGCTCGAACTCGGCGGAAAATCCCCGACGATCGTCCTTGAAGATGTGAATGTTGCGGATGCCGCCAAGAAAATCGCCTGGGGCAAGAGCCTCAACGCGGGCCAGACTTGCATCGCGCCGGACTACGTGCTTTGCCCGCACAGACTCGTGCAACCGCTTGCCGAAGCCGTTGCAGACAACATAAAGAAGATGTACGGAGGCACAGAAGATACCCGCAAGGATTGCGAGAACTTCGTGCACATCGTCGAGAGCAGGGCCGTCGAACGCCACAAGGCATTGATACTCGATGCGGTTGAAAAAGGCGCAACAGCCGTCATCGGCGGAGCGGAATTCTGCGACGCGGACGCCAGATACACACCCGCGACCGTCCTCACCGGCGTCACGCCCGAAATGGATATAATGCAGAGCGAAATTTTCGGGCCCATCCTCCCGATTGTCGCCTATGATTCGCTCGATGAGGCTATCCAGTTCGTGCAGGCCCGCCCGAAACCGCTCGCACTTTACATCTTCGGGAAGTCACGACGCGACATCAAGCGCGTGCTGCGCGAAACCACCTCGGGTTCCACCTGCACGAACCACTGCATCTTGCAAATCGAGAACCTCTCCGTGCCCTTCGGGGGCGTTGGCATGAGCGGTACCGGCAATTACCACGGGTTTTACGGATTCAAGACGTTCAGCCACGAACGCAACGTGATGCACCAGGGTGCATTCGACCCCATGCAGTTCTTCTACCCGCCCTACCACAAGGCAAGCGACAAGAGCCTCCGCGCCAAAATCCAGCGGGTCGCGAAGAAGCTTCTAGGATAA